From the Hevea brasiliensis isolate MT/VB/25A 57/8 chromosome 15, ASM3005281v1, whole genome shotgun sequence genome, one window contains:
- the LOC110652289 gene encoding putative calcium-transporting ATPase 13, plasma membrane-type codes for MSFVLLDVPTTLSKSCKRRHLAFLAIYCSRTIYSLAKKRASKISLSPSYTVLNIKPDRNYFNLDQDSLTELVKTKNLNKLLRTFGGTDGVASAIHTNVEDGIYGGAEDIAQRQEAFGSNTYKKPPSKSFFHFVVEAFKDPTIAILLGCAALSLGFGIKEHGLKEGWYDGGSIFVAVFLVIAVSAVSNYRQNRQFDKLSKVSRNIQIDVVRRGRRQRVSIVELVVGDVVCLNIGDQVPADGLFIGGHSLQVDESIMTGESENVQVNHNENPFLFSGTKVADGYGRMLVTSVGMNTTWGKMMSHISSDTNEQTPLQERLNELTSSIGKVGLAVAFLVLVVLLVRYFTGNTQDENGNKEFNSSKTKADDIVNAVVGIVAAAVTIVVVAIPEGLPLAVTLTLAFSMKRMMADQAMVRKLSACETMGSATTICTDKTGTLTMNLMKVTKFWLGLDSSEQSTTSSISPYVIELIKQGVAFNTTGSVYRATPESEFEFSGSPTEKAILSWATQYLEMDMVDMKQSCTILHVEAFNSTKKRSGVLMRKMLDNTIHVHWKGAAEMMLAMCSSYYAPSGKIKDLGDSERNIFKQIIQGMAAGSLRCIAFAHKQISQNHCENGIQESKLIEDNLTLLGLVGIKDPCRPGVKKAIEDCRHAGVNIKMITGDNVFTARAIAIECGILKPDQDMFSGAVVDGEEFRNYTPDERMEKVDSICVIARSSPFDKLLMVHCLKQKGQVVAVTGDGTNDAPALKDADIGLSMGIQGSEVAKESSDIVILDDNFASVATVLMWGRCVYTNIQKFIQFQLTVNVAALVINFVAAVSAGEVPLTAVQLLWVNLIMDTLGALALATEQPTKELMDKPPVGRTEPLITNIMWRNLLAQALYQIVVLLTLQFKGESIFGVAERVKDTLIFNTFVLCQVFNEFNARKLAKKNVFKGIHKNKLFLGIIGVTIVLQVLMVEFLKKFADTERLNWGQWVACIGMAAVSWPIGWVVKSLPVPEKPIFSYIKRRK; via the coding sequence ATGTCTTTTGTTTTGCTTGATGTCCCTACCACCTTGAGCAAATCCTGCAAAAGACGGCATTTAGCGTTTCTCGCTATTTATTGCTCTAGAACCATATACTCTCTAGCCAAGAAAAGGGCCAGCAAAATTTCCCTATCTCCATCTTACACTGTACTAAATATTAAGCCCGATCGCAACTACTTCAATCTTGATCAAGATAGTCTCACTGAGCTCGTGAAAACGAAAAATCTCAACAAGCTACTGCGCACATTTGGAGGCACTGATGGAGTAGCTTCTGCTATTCATACAAACGTAGAGGATGGCATATATGGCGGCGCAGAGGACATCGCCCAACGGCAGGAAGCATTCGGTTCCAACACGTATAAGAAACCGCCATCAAAGAGCTTTTTCCATTTTGTGGTAGAAGCTTTCAAAGATCCAACCATTGCTATTCTCTTGGGCTGTGCAGCGCTTTCTCTTGGCTTCGGCATTAAGGAACACGGTCTGAAGGAAGGTTGGTATGATGGCGGCAGCATTTTTGTTGCTGTGTTTCTTGTCATCGCTGTCTCTGCTGTAAGCAATTACAGGCAAAATAGACAATTTGACAAGTTGTCCAAAGTCAGCAGAAATATCCAAATTGATGTTGTGAGACGAGGTCGGCGACAACGGGTTTCAATAGTTGAACTTGTTGTCGGAGATGTTGTCTGCCTCAACATTGGAGACCAAGTCCCTGCTGATGGATTGTTCATAGGTGGGCATTCCTTGCAAGTTGACGAATCCATCATGACAGGGGAAAGCGAAAATGTCCAAGTTAATCACAACGAAAATCCTTTCCTCTTCTCCGGCACCAAGGTTGCTGATGGCTATGGCAGAATGCTCGTTACATCAGTAGGAATGAACACTACATGGGGTAAAATGATGAGCCATATCAGCAGCGACACCAATGAGCAGACACCTTTGCAGGAGAGGCTTAATGAGCTGACCTCATCAATAGGCAAGGTCGGCCTGGCTGTTGCTTTCCTTGTTCTTGTAGTCTTGTTGGTTCGCTACTTCACAGGGAATACACAAGATGAGAATGGTAATAAAGAGTTCAATAGCAGCAAGACAAAGGCAGATGATATAGTGAATGCTGTGGTGGGAATTGTAGCAGCTGCAGTCACAATTGTTGTAGTTGCAATCCCAGAAGGATTGCCATTGGCTGTTACACTCACTCTGGCTTTTTCGATGAAGAGAATGATGGCTGATCAAGCGATGGTGAGGAAGCTCTCTGCATGTGAGACTATGGGCTCTGCCACCACAATTTGTACCGATAAAACTGGCACTCTTACAATGAACCTGATGAAGGTAACAAAATTTTGGCTAGGCCTCGATTCAAGTGAACAGAGCACCACTTCTTCAATTTCCCCATATGTTATTGAATTGATCAAACAAGGAGTTGCCTTCAACACAACAGGCAGTGTCTACAGAGCTACTCCAGAATCTGAATTTGAGTTCTCAGGTAGCCCCACAGAAAAAGCAATTCTTTCTTGGGCCACCCAGTACTTGGAAATGGATATGGTGGATATGAAACAGAGTTGTACAATTCTCCACGTTGAGGCCTTCAACTCAACAAAGAAAAGGAGTGGGGTCCTGATGAGGAAAATGCTAGATAACACAATCCATGTGCACTGGAAAGGAGCTGCAGAGATGATGTTAGCAATGTGCTCAAGTTACTATGCTCCTTCCGGTAAAATTAAAGATCTGGGTGATAGTGAAAGGAACATTTTCAAGCAAATAATTCAAGGCATGGCGGCTGGCAGCCTTCGTTGCATTGCATTTGCACATAAACAAATATCACAAAACCATTGTGAAAATGGAATACAAGAGAGCAAGCTCATAGAGGACAACTTGACCCTCCTAGGACTGGTAGGTATAAAGGACCCATGTAGACCTGGCGTGAAGAAAGCTATTGAAGATTGTCGACATGCTGGAGTGAACATCAAAATGATCACAGGTGACAATGTTTTCACAGCAAGAGCTATAGCCATTGAATGTGGGATACTCAAGCCTGATCAAGATATGTTCAGTGGAGCAGTAGTAGATGGGGAAGAATTTCGAAACTATACACCTGATGAAAGAATGGAGAAAGTTGATAGCATATGCGTGATAGCGAGATCTTCTCCTTTTGACAAACTTCTCATGGTTCATTGCCTCAAACAAAAGGGCCAAGTGGTGGCAGTCACTGGGGATGGCACTAATGATGCACCAGCATTGAAGGACGCAGATATTGGACTGTCTATGGGAATTCAGGGCTCTGAAGTAGCAAAGGAAAGCTCAGACATTGTCATTTTGGACGATAATTTTGCTTCTGTGGCCACAGTTTTGATGTGGGGAAGATGTGTCTACACCAATATACAAAAATTTATTCAGTTCCAGCTCACCGTAAATGTTGCGGCCCTCGTAATCAATTTCGTGGCAGCGGTTTCAGCTGGTGAAGTTCCATTGACAGCAGTCCAGCTACTGTGGGTGAATTTGATCATGGACACACTTGGTGCTCTGGCTCTGGCTACAGAACAACCAACCAAAGAGCTCATGGATAAACCGCCCGTGGGCAGAACTGAGCCACTTATCACCAACATTATGTGGAGGAATCTATTGGCACAAGCTTTGTATCAGATAGTTGTTCTCTTGACACTTCAATTCAAAGGCGAATCCATTTTTGGAGTGGCAGAGAGGGTAAAGGACACTCTGATCTTCAATACTTTCGTTCTGTGCCAAGTGTTTAATGAATTCAACGCAAGGAAGCTGGCGAAGAAGAATGTGTTCAAGGGGATACATAAGAACAAGTTGTTCTTGGGTATCATTGGGGTAACCATAGTCCTTCAGGTGCTGATGGTGGAGTTTCTGAAGAAGTTCGCAGACACAGAGAGGTTGAATTGGGGCCAATGGGTTGCATGCATTGGTATGGCAGCCGTCTCCTGGCCAATTGGTTGGGTTGTCAAGAGTTTACCTGTGCCGGAGAAACCCATATTCAGCTATATCAAGCGGaggaaatag